One genomic region from Oceaniferula flava encodes:
- a CDS encoding alpha/beta hydrolase, whose protein sequence is MSTIRNSHGERLDVAMHDAEKSDCLVIIGHGVTGNKDRPMLVELADALAEAGWPCLRISYSGNGESEGSFSDSTISKEVADLSAVIDQVGSGKRIAFIGHSMSGAVAALFAARDERVKVMVSLAGMVHTAAFHDREFGDVTPGEGYMWDDEDCPLSQTFLDDMQQIGSTLDAARDLRTPWLLLHGSDDDVVPVSDSHDLKEVLRGPVRLLEIQGTGHMFDGNYSVLACEVSDWLEKHL, encoded by the coding sequence ATGAGCACGATCAGAAATAGCCACGGTGAGCGACTCGATGTCGCCATGCACGATGCCGAGAAATCAGACTGCCTGGTCATCATCGGCCACGGCGTGACAGGGAATAAAGACCGCCCGATGCTGGTGGAACTGGCCGATGCCCTGGCGGAAGCCGGATGGCCATGTTTGCGGATTTCTTATTCGGGAAATGGCGAGTCCGAAGGATCCTTCAGCGATTCCACCATAAGCAAGGAAGTCGCGGATCTCTCTGCGGTGATCGATCAGGTGGGCAGTGGCAAGCGCATCGCCTTCATCGGCCATAGTATGTCTGGTGCCGTAGCGGCCCTGTTCGCCGCCCGTGACGAGCGGGTCAAGGTGATGGTCTCCCTCGCCGGCATGGTGCACACCGCGGCATTCCACGATCGCGAGTTCGGCGACGTGACACCGGGCGAAGGCTACATGTGGGACGATGAAGATTGTCCGCTGTCGCAAACCTTCCTCGATGACATGCAACAGATCGGCAGCACCCTCGATGCCGCTCGCGATCTACGCACCCCGTGGCTGCTGCTGCACGGCAGCGATGACGATGTGGTGCCGGTCTCGGATAGCCACGATCTCAAGGAGGTGCTGCGTGGCCCCGTGCGTCTGCTCGAAATCCAGGGCACCGGCCACATGTTCGATGGAAATTACAGCGTGCTCGCCTGCGAGGTGTCCGACTGGTTGGAAAAACATCTTTAG
- a CDS encoding sulfite exporter TauE/SafE family protein — protein MKTLIIAAAVGVTAGLLGALCGVGGGIVMVPAFVTVLGFEQKKAVATSLAVIVIIAAVSTLNNSRQSGLIDWKVVALAAVAAALAAWFGTDLMHKLSNQHLTRLFGVVLLVFGARMLLGK, from the coding sequence ATGAAAACACTGATCATTGCCGCAGCCGTCGGCGTCACCGCTGGATTGTTAGGTGCACTCTGCGGCGTGGGCGGAGGCATCGTCATGGTGCCCGCCTTTGTCACCGTGCTGGGCTTCGAACAGAAAAAGGCCGTAGCCACTTCGCTGGCAGTGATCGTGATCATCGCCGCGGTTTCCACCCTGAACAACTCCCGCCAAAGCGGCTTGATCGATTGGAAAGTAGTCGCCCTGGCCGCCGTAGCCGCAGCCCTCGCCGCATGGTTCGGCACCGATCTGATGCACAAACTGAGCAACCAGCACCTGACGCGCTTGTTTGGGGTCGTGCTGTTAGTCTTCGGTGCCAGGATGCTGCTTGGGAAATAG
- a CDS encoding SpoIIE family protein phosphatase, translating into MKPKHPSRLELALQASNEGVWDWYVDEEEIYYSDRVLGFLGYPRDEAPNILKHSDRYIHEDDQPELQKAISEVLSESAPDTLATDCRYRHPDGSWHWLRIRGVLVPAEDGSSDRIVGSVIDISRRKNAETALDEERHRLHELIENIPVNVYYKDTDSKFVLANSSTAKKLGAESVQDLIGKSDHDFFDARHADVARANELEIMETQKPQIKVIQCETWEDRENTWAETSKLPWLDRKGNLRGTFGVTSDITDLVRSQRMLTSLAEELQSRYTAVEEELHLAREIQQALLPQSLEGLTLCDSSREVSFGCRYAPASEMAGDFYEVIPISQHSIGFFIGDVMGHGVRASLVVSMLRGLMEKEREAATDPEWFLYGINEGLVSILERANVTLFATAIYCVVNLKEGTLRYSCAGHPTPITVRLGKAQQLKLQGKETNPALGLIPGTPFKAEKLSLDEIDRLLVFTDGLHEVENEHGEPYGVERIIAQLEDHADEELSTCLDRIIAEAKAFSKTNEFDDDVCLLAMDVGSGL; encoded by the coding sequence ATGAAGCCGAAGCATCCGAGCCGACTCGAGCTAGCCCTGCAGGCCTCTAACGAGGGAGTCTGGGACTGGTATGTCGATGAGGAAGAGATCTACTATTCCGATCGAGTGTTAGGCTTTCTCGGATACCCGCGCGACGAGGCTCCGAACATTCTGAAGCACTCGGATCGTTACATCCACGAGGACGATCAGCCGGAGTTGCAAAAGGCAATCAGTGAGGTGCTCAGCGAGTCGGCGCCGGACACCCTGGCCACCGACTGCCGCTATCGCCATCCGGACGGCAGCTGGCACTGGCTGCGCATCCGCGGGGTGCTGGTGCCTGCGGAAGATGGCAGCTCGGACCGCATCGTTGGCTCCGTCATCGATATCTCCCGTAGGAAAAATGCCGAGACTGCCCTGGATGAGGAACGTCACCGGCTGCACGAGCTTATAGAGAACATTCCGGTCAACGTTTACTACAAGGACACGGATTCCAAATTTGTGTTGGCCAACAGCTCGACGGCGAAAAAGCTAGGTGCGGAATCGGTGCAGGATCTGATTGGCAAATCCGACCACGATTTCTTCGATGCCCGCCACGCGGATGTGGCGCGGGCGAATGAGCTGGAGATCATGGAGACTCAGAAGCCGCAGATCAAGGTGATCCAGTGTGAAACCTGGGAAGATCGGGAAAACACTTGGGCGGAAACTTCCAAGCTGCCGTGGCTGGATCGTAAGGGCAACCTGCGCGGCACCTTCGGCGTGACCAGTGACATCACCGATCTGGTGCGCTCGCAGCGCATGCTCACCAGCCTGGCGGAGGAGCTGCAATCTCGCTACACCGCGGTGGAGGAGGAGCTGCACCTGGCACGCGAGATCCAGCAGGCACTCTTGCCGCAAAGCTTGGAAGGCCTGACCCTGTGTGATTCCTCCCGCGAGGTGTCCTTCGGTTGCCGTTACGCTCCCGCCTCCGAGATGGCGGGGGATTTTTATGAGGTGATCCCTATTTCCCAACATTCCATCGGCTTTTTCATCGGTGATGTCATGGGCCACGGTGTCCGGGCCTCGCTGGTGGTCTCGATGCTGCGCGGACTGATGGAGAAGGAACGCGAGGCAGCGACCGATCCGGAATGGTTCCTCTACGGGATCAACGAAGGCCTGGTCTCCATCCTCGAGCGCGCCAACGTCACGCTCTTTGCCACGGCGATTTACTGCGTGGTGAATCTGAAGGAAGGCACGCTGCGCTACTCCTGCGCCGGCCACCCGACACCGATCACCGTGCGTCTGGGAAAGGCACAGCAGCTGAAACTGCAGGGCAAGGAAACGAACCCCGCACTGGGTTTGATCCCCGGCACGCCCTTCAAGGCGGAGAAGTTGTCGCTGGATGAGATCGATCGCTTGTTAGTCTTCACCGATGGGCTACACGAGGTGGAAAACGAACACGGCGAACCCTACGGCGTGGAGCGGATTATCGCCCAGCTGGAGGATCATGCGGACGAGGAGCTGTCGACCTGTCTCGACCGCATCATTGCTGAAGCCAAGGCATTTTCGAAGACCAATGAGTTCGATGACGACGTCTGCCTGCTGGCGATGGACGTCGGCTCGGGTCTCTAG
- the holA gene encoding DNA polymerase III subunit delta, giving the protein MSQIYVITGSDEGTVSEEALKTFEKIKPEGGDDFSNEIINGTIANADEAHSACSQVIQSLQTVPFFGGGKTVWLKNATFLGSDRTSEAEATKKGVEALLDCLQAGISSDITLLISCTALDKRRAFYKYLKKEAKLDIYDKPDVSRDGWQDQVARLVRNKATELGLSFQGDALELFVMLAGEDTRQINSELEKIDLYLGDRREVTEEDVRLMVPLSRAGVVFEIGNAIQKKNGSRAIELVDQQLARKETAVGILRASIIPTVRNLFMAAAACDGKNIPTGNYNSFSSALDSLPSHERAWLPQKKAGGVNAYPLFLASKSVRNFGLPKLRKAMEAALDADRALVTSGLDQRVVLHRLIATLCS; this is encoded by the coding sequence GTGAGTCAGATATACGTCATCACTGGTAGCGACGAGGGCACCGTGTCCGAGGAGGCCCTGAAGACCTTCGAGAAAATCAAACCCGAGGGTGGCGATGATTTTTCCAACGAGATCATCAACGGCACGATCGCCAATGCGGACGAGGCGCACAGTGCCTGCAGCCAGGTCATCCAATCGCTGCAGACGGTTCCCTTTTTCGGTGGAGGCAAGACTGTTTGGCTGAAAAATGCCACCTTCCTCGGCAGCGATCGCACCTCCGAGGCGGAAGCAACCAAGAAGGGGGTGGAGGCATTGCTCGATTGCCTGCAAGCCGGTATCTCGTCCGACATCACCCTGCTCATCAGCTGCACGGCCCTCGATAAACGCCGTGCCTTTTACAAGTATCTGAAAAAGGAGGCGAAACTCGACATCTACGACAAACCAGACGTCTCGCGCGACGGCTGGCAGGACCAGGTGGCCCGCCTGGTGCGCAACAAAGCCACCGAGCTGGGACTCAGCTTCCAGGGCGATGCGCTGGAGCTCTTCGTCATGCTCGCCGGTGAAGACACCCGACAAATCAATAGTGAGCTGGAAAAAATCGACCTCTACCTCGGTGATCGCCGCGAGGTCACGGAGGAGGACGTCCGCCTGATGGTCCCCCTCAGCCGCGCCGGGGTGGTTTTTGAAATTGGCAATGCGATCCAGAAGAAAAACGGCTCGCGCGCCATCGAACTGGTCGATCAACAACTCGCGCGCAAGGAAACCGCTGTGGGCATCCTCCGCGCCTCCATCATCCCGACGGTGAGAAACCTGTTCATGGCGGCCGCCGCCTGCGATGGCAAAAACATCCCCACCGGCAACTACAATTCCTTTTCCTCGGCACTCGATTCCCTACCGTCCCACGAACGCGCGTGGCTGCCGCAGAAAAAAGCCGGCGGCGTCAATGCCTACCCGCTCTTCCTAGCCAGCAAGAGCGTGCGTAACTTCGGCCTGCCCAAGCTTCGCAAAGCCATGGAGGCTGCGCTGGATGCCGACCGCGCCCTGGTCACCTCAGGGCTGGATCAACGGGTGGTGCTGCACCGCCTGATCGCCACCCTCTGCTCCTGA
- a CDS encoding ankyrin repeat domain-containing protein — MHSLYSSLLLGLVGAAMVLTSCGGKKEQAVQELETSGYQATPEDFLRAAENGDVKALQLFVEHEMDLTATDDNGWTAMHLAARANRQESIAFLLDAGMKVDTTGLDGVTPLMLACREGNASMARYLLKQGAKPELKDDKKRSALILAVDGGHRSCVEEVAPFSRSQLDTALLYAASKGKHQVIDTLTAYGASVYVRHTGGMTPLMLAAQHGHRKTVQALLESGSNRFAVNEHGWTAAQVAAASGKDQLASELSGEPDAYELALDEPSDEEGVEWADPASIETDSLPAPAETGTTTEVARQDPAAPQETETVAEAEATPAPPTNTGQSLANDTPAAATHQSTVAATRRPRTQEKHLPFIAGKKIATRAETPAAVAEDLKMVDYQQKPLPLMVENTSAAAGGSGSKAQLRKLYGSQEKVEVSEGEMIPDTRFKIVSIRRMLNHSKITDGQPADVSVVEIEDVKTGQRRSMTAKIPATAAEPWAVLRSQSSGETYAARAGQKFTTASGRQFTITDVRPNQLIITADDSGEVSTIPLGR, encoded by the coding sequence ATGCACTCCCTCTATTCGTCTTTGTTGTTAGGTCTTGTTGGTGCCGCGATGGTGTTGACCTCCTGTGGTGGGAAAAAAGAACAGGCGGTGCAGGAGCTGGAAACCTCCGGCTATCAAGCGACCCCTGAAGATTTTCTCCGCGCGGCGGAAAATGGCGACGTCAAGGCGCTGCAATTATTTGTGGAGCACGAGATGGACCTGACAGCCACCGATGACAACGGCTGGACTGCCATGCACCTGGCAGCCCGGGCGAACCGGCAGGAATCGATCGCCTTCCTTCTGGACGCCGGCATGAAGGTGGATACCACCGGCCTCGATGGCGTCACCCCGCTGATGTTAGCTTGCCGCGAGGGCAATGCCAGCATGGCGCGCTACCTGCTCAAGCAAGGCGCCAAACCGGAACTGAAGGACGATAAGAAAAGGAGCGCTCTGATCCTGGCCGTGGACGGGGGGCATCGTTCCTGCGTCGAGGAGGTGGCTCCTTTTTCACGCAGTCAGCTGGACACCGCCCTGCTCTATGCGGCGTCGAAAGGAAAACACCAGGTGATCGATACCCTCACAGCTTACGGCGCATCCGTCTACGTGCGCCACACCGGCGGTATGACCCCACTGATGCTCGCCGCACAGCATGGTCATCGCAAAACCGTGCAGGCCCTGCTGGAAAGTGGCTCGAACCGCTTTGCCGTGAACGAGCACGGCTGGACCGCTGCCCAGGTCGCCGCCGCTTCCGGAAAAGATCAATTGGCGAGCGAGCTCAGCGGCGAGCCGGATGCCTACGAACTGGCACTCGATGAACCCAGCGATGAGGAAGGAGTCGAGTGGGCGGATCCGGCAAGCATCGAGACGGATTCTCTCCCCGCCCCCGCGGAGACCGGCACCACGACCGAGGTCGCTCGGCAAGACCCCGCAGCGCCGCAGGAAACGGAGACCGTTGCCGAAGCTGAGGCCACTCCCGCGCCGCCTACCAATACCGGCCAGTCCCTTGCCAACGACACCCCTGCAGCAGCTACCCATCAGTCAACTGTGGCAGCAACCCGCCGCCCCAGAACTCAGGAAAAGCATCTGCCATTCATTGCCGGCAAGAAAATCGCCACCCGGGCGGAGACCCCCGCGGCCGTGGCGGAGGATTTGAAAATGGTGGACTACCAGCAGAAGCCGCTGCCATTGATGGTGGAGAATACCAGTGCTGCAGCAGGTGGAAGCGGTAGCAAGGCGCAGCTGCGCAAACTCTACGGAAGCCAGGAGAAGGTCGAGGTAAGCGAGGGCGAGATGATTCCCGACACCCGCTTCAAGATCGTCAGCATCCGCCGCATGCTCAACCACTCGAAGATCACCGATGGCCAACCGGCCGATGTCTCCGTGGTTGAAATCGAAGATGTGAAAACCGGCCAACGACGGAGCATGACCGCCAAGATTCCCGCCACCGCAGCCGAGCCATGGGCGGTGCTGCGTAGCCAGAGTAGTGGCGAAACCTACGCCGCGCGCGCTGGCCAGAAATTCACCACCGCCAGTGGTCGCCAATTCACCATCACCGATGTCCGCCCGAATCAGCTCATCATTACCGCCGATGACAGCGGCGAGGTGAGCACCATTCCGCTGGGAAGGTAA
- a CDS encoding TIGR01457 family HAD-type hydrolase, translating into MKYGYLLDMDGVIYRGSELIPGAKEFIKRLRETDTRFLFLTNNSQRTRRDVAMKLCRMGIEATDRDIFTCSMATARFVAQQKPGGSAYVIGEGGLFNALHLNGYSVVEDNPDYVIVGEGRTMTFEMIEKAVRLVANGARLIATNLDPNCPTEDGIRPGCGAIAAMIESATGKKAFSVGKPSPVMMRAARKQLGLTSEETIMVGDTMETDILGGVGLGYRTVLVMSGGTSREDLDDFAYSPDLVLDSVADILDHPMFKEPSTGKDRKYKQRVPAYTMAQAMVR; encoded by the coding sequence ATGAAATACGGATACTTACTCGACATGGACGGCGTGATCTATCGCGGCAGCGAATTGATCCCCGGTGCCAAGGAGTTCATCAAACGCCTCCGTGAGACCGATACCCGCTTCCTTTTCCTCACAAACAACAGCCAGCGCACACGCCGTGATGTGGCAATGAAACTCTGCCGCATGGGCATTGAGGCGACCGATCGCGATATCTTCACCTGCAGCATGGCCACCGCTCGATTTGTCGCTCAACAGAAACCCGGCGGCTCGGCCTATGTCATTGGCGAGGGCGGTCTGTTCAATGCTCTGCACCTGAATGGCTACTCCGTGGTCGAGGACAATCCTGACTACGTCATCGTCGGCGAAGGGCGGACGATGACCTTTGAAATGATCGAAAAAGCGGTTCGTCTTGTGGCCAATGGAGCCCGCCTGATCGCTACCAATCTCGACCCCAACTGCCCGACCGAAGACGGCATTCGCCCCGGTTGTGGCGCGATCGCTGCGATGATCGAAAGCGCGACCGGAAAAAAAGCCTTCTCCGTGGGCAAACCCAGCCCGGTGATGATGCGGGCCGCGCGCAAACAACTCGGCCTGACCAGTGAGGAAACCATCATGGTGGGCGATACCATGGAGACTGATATCCTCGGTGGCGTCGGCCTCGGTTACCGCACGGTCTTAGTGATGTCTGGCGGCACCTCACGCGAGGACCTCGATGACTTTGCCTATTCGCCTGACCTGGTGCTCGATAGCGTCGCCGATATTCTCGACCACCCGATGTTTAAAGAACCCTCGACTGGCAAGGACAGGAAATACAAACAACGGGTGCCTGCCTACACCATGGCGCAAGCAATGGTTCGCTAA
- the tsaA gene encoding tRNA (N6-threonylcarbamoyladenosine(37)-N6)-methyltransferase TrmO, whose amino-acid sequence MAMKMETIAHIRTCYGEKFGVPRQPGLVKDAWGELVFEPEFRNADALRGLEGFSHVWLVFIFHQALRSDWKPTVRPPRLGGNERVGVFATRSPFRPNPIGLSVVKLDGIDLDHPDGPVLKLSGVDLVDGTPILDIKPYIPYADALPDAVGGFVSGAPDCLSVQWHCAVPAEMSDANRRLIEATLAADPRPAYQRQESGREYGCLIDGCNVRWTVEDGCATIVACEPGDNRA is encoded by the coding sequence ATGGCTATGAAAATGGAAACAATCGCACATATCAGAACCTGTTACGGAGAAAAGTTCGGCGTCCCGCGGCAACCGGGATTGGTCAAGGACGCTTGGGGCGAGTTGGTGTTTGAGCCGGAGTTCAGAAATGCGGATGCGCTTCGTGGTCTAGAGGGATTTTCCCATGTCTGGCTGGTTTTTATTTTCCATCAGGCCTTGCGCTCGGACTGGAAACCGACGGTCCGCCCGCCGCGCTTGGGAGGCAACGAAAGGGTTGGTGTTTTTGCCACACGCTCACCATTCCGACCGAATCCCATCGGGCTCTCGGTGGTGAAGTTAGACGGCATCGACCTCGATCATCCGGACGGACCGGTGCTCAAGCTCAGTGGTGTTGACCTCGTCGATGGAACTCCGATTTTGGACATCAAACCATACATCCCCTACGCCGATGCCTTACCGGATGCCGTGGGCGGATTTGTCAGCGGGGCTCCCGATTGTTTGAGTGTGCAGTGGCACTGCGCGGTGCCGGCGGAGATGAGCGATGCGAACCGAAGATTGATTGAGGCCACGCTGGCTGCCGACCCCCGACCGGCCTATCAAAGGCAGGAAAGCGGCCGCGAGTATGGCTGCCTGATCGATGGCTGCAATGTCAGGTGGACGGTGGAAGACGGCTGCGCTACGATCGTGGCTTGTGAGCCGGGCGATAATCGGGCGTGA
- a CDS encoding alpha/beta hydrolase, with protein MIREYACLGLAAVMMSLAPTVVAQKNDSGYDASVPKPTLTAVRYGEHPRLIMDFWKAKAQGPTPVVIVIHGGGWNGGSKERLHRFVDAHKLLDAGISVAAINYRLMKHSKDLKPPVKGPLSDAARAVQFVRSMAEKWNIDPSRVAASGGSAGACSSLWLAYHDDLADPQSSDPVARQSTRLNCVAVTRPQTTLDPQQIRKWIPNCTYGAHAFGIKGFDQFLAQRDAILPWINEYSPYALLDKSDPPTYMSFAKAPNKKGKETDPTHSPIFGIKLQEQCRELGVPCEVVYPGAPNVKHADVADYLIATLKPERSR; from the coding sequence ATGATTAGAGAGTATGCATGCCTCGGCCTTGCCGCCGTGATGATGAGCCTGGCGCCCACGGTCGTCGCCCAGAAGAATGACTCAGGCTATGATGCCTCAGTGCCGAAGCCGACACTCACCGCAGTGCGCTATGGTGAACATCCGCGCCTCATCATGGACTTTTGGAAGGCAAAGGCTCAAGGTCCCACGCCGGTGGTGATCGTCATCCACGGCGGCGGCTGGAATGGCGGCAGCAAGGAGCGCCTGCACCGCTTTGTGGATGCCCATAAACTGCTCGATGCCGGAATTTCAGTGGCGGCCATCAATTACCGCCTGATGAAACATTCCAAGGACCTCAAGCCACCGGTCAAGGGGCCTCTCAGCGACGCCGCCCGGGCCGTCCAGTTTGTGCGCAGCATGGCTGAAAAGTGGAACATCGATCCGTCACGGGTCGCCGCCTCGGGAGGATCCGCCGGCGCATGCTCCAGTCTCTGGCTCGCCTACCACGACGACTTGGCCGACCCCCAAAGCTCCGACCCGGTGGCCCGGCAATCAACCCGTCTGAATTGCGTCGCGGTGACCCGACCGCAAACCACGCTCGATCCGCAGCAAATTCGAAAGTGGATTCCTAACTGCACTTACGGAGCGCATGCGTTTGGTATTAAAGGTTTTGATCAATTCCTCGCCCAGCGCGATGCCATCCTGCCGTGGATCAATGAGTATTCTCCCTACGCCTTGTTGGATAAGAGTGATCCGCCGACTTACATGAGCTTTGCTAAGGCTCCCAATAAGAAGGGCAAAGAGACAGATCCGACCCATTCACCGATTTTCGGCATCAAGCTTCAGGAACAATGCCGTGAACTCGGCGTCCCCTGCGAGGTGGTTTACCCGGGGGCCCCGAATGTGAAGCATGCGGATGTGGCCGACTACTTGATCGCCACGCTGAAACCGGAGCGGAGCCGATAA
- a CDS encoding HAD-IA family hydrolase, which yields MNYRAIIFDFDGTLADTLDEAFHIYNKMAKEHDLRAVSEDEIPGLRDMKLNQFLSHLGIPKRRVPKLLYQGTKQLKESIGSLPLFEGLEHVLPALRTKIEHVGILTSNSVENVNLFLETHGLENVFTFVSSTSKLTGKAKHLRAIRKTFSLEASEMIYVGDEIRDIVASKKAGIPVAAVGWGFNSPEALKKEQPDHFCDSVEELLMLCPKHLKQA from the coding sequence ATGAACTACCGAGCTATAATTTTTGACTTCGACGGCACCCTGGCGGACACCTTGGATGAGGCGTTCCATATTTATAATAAGATGGCGAAAGAGCACGACTTGCGTGCCGTCAGCGAGGATGAGATCCCAGGGCTCCGCGATATGAAGCTCAACCAGTTTCTTTCCCACCTCGGCATCCCCAAACGCCGTGTGCCCAAGTTGCTCTATCAGGGGACCAAGCAGCTGAAAGAAAGCATCGGTTCGCTGCCATTATTCGAGGGCCTGGAGCACGTGCTTCCGGCGCTGCGAACCAAGATCGAACACGTCGGAATCCTGACCTCAAACTCGGTGGAGAACGTGAATTTGTTTTTGGAAACCCACGGTCTGGAAAATGTCTTCACCTTCGTTTCGTCGACTTCCAAGTTGACCGGAAAAGCGAAGCATCTGCGCGCTATTCGCAAGACCTTCTCGCTTGAAGCATCCGAGATGATTTACGTGGGCGATGAGATCCGTGACATCGTCGCTTCAAAAAAGGCCGGCATTCCCGTGGCCGCCGTGGGTTGGGGGTTCAATTCACCGGAGGCTTTGAAAAAGGAACAGCCTGATCACTTCTGCGACAGTGTCGAGGAACTGCTGATGCTGTGCCCGAAACATCTCAAGCAAGCCTAA
- the galK gene encoding galactokinase, which yields MNQENALGYEELKAALITEYENQYGTKPLWFVAAPARVNLIGEHIDYCDGFVLPLAIDRHVMMAASPNGTDEALFTSLMLPDQPAVIPLDERPKIGSPSWANIIRGVFYGFYQKDIWPIPGFDTLVHSNVPLGAGLSSSAALGVAAATMIESVSGLQIQPKNKGLLCQAAEHQFAGVPCGIMDQFASIFGKKDHMVLIDCRSEEAQAVPFTDDSVTVIIANTCVAHELSDGSYANRRKQTEIALSVLGKDSWREVTMDDLLAKQSAMSEQVFRKARHVVTEIDRTQQAALALSRGETETVGELMAASHRSLRDDFEVSCEELDIMVQAAWDIGPAGGVLGSRMTGGGFGGSTVTLARKDDAQQIIATMASVYQEKTGIEPEIFATTAVDGAHAVDA from the coding sequence ATGAACCAAGAAAACGCCCTAGGCTACGAAGAGCTCAAAGCTGCTCTCATCACTGAATACGAAAACCAATACGGAACCAAGCCACTGTGGTTTGTTGCGGCGCCCGCACGCGTCAACCTGATTGGCGAGCACATCGATTACTGCGATGGATTTGTCCTGCCTTTAGCGATCGATCGCCATGTGATGATGGCGGCCTCCCCCAATGGCACGGACGAAGCCTTGTTCACCTCACTGATGCTGCCTGACCAGCCGGCCGTCATCCCACTGGACGAGCGCCCCAAGATAGGCTCACCCAGCTGGGCAAACATCATCCGCGGCGTCTTCTACGGATTTTACCAGAAAGACATCTGGCCGATCCCCGGATTTGACACCCTGGTGCACAGCAACGTGCCCCTGGGCGCCGGACTCTCCAGCTCCGCCGCACTTGGTGTCGCCGCTGCCACGATGATCGAGTCCGTCTCCGGACTGCAAATTCAGCCGAAAAATAAAGGTCTGCTCTGTCAGGCCGCCGAACATCAGTTTGCCGGTGTGCCCTGCGGCATCATGGATCAGTTTGCCTCCATCTTTGGAAAAAAAGACCATATGGTGCTGATCGATTGTCGCTCCGAGGAGGCGCAGGCAGTGCCATTTACTGACGACTCCGTCACCGTCATCATTGCCAACACCTGCGTCGCCCACGAGCTCAGTGACGGCAGCTATGCCAATCGACGCAAGCAGACCGAGATCGCCCTGAGCGTGCTCGGCAAGGATTCATGGCGCGAGGTCACCATGGATGATCTGCTAGCAAAACAATCGGCCATGAGCGAGCAAGTGTTTCGCAAGGCACGGCACGTGGTCACCGAGATCGATCGAACCCAGCAGGCGGCGCTCGCTCTCTCCCGTGGCGAAACCGAAACCGTGGGGGAACTCATGGCCGCCAGCCACCGCTCACTGCGCGACGACTTCGAAGTTTCCTGCGAGGAACTCGATATCATGGTGCAAGCCGCCTGGGACATTGGTCCGGCCGGTGGGGTCTTGGGCAGCCGCATGACTGGCGGTGGCTTCGGCGGCTCCACAGTCACCCTGGCCCGCAAGGATGATGCCCAGCAGATCATCGCAACGATGGCTTCGGTCTATCAGGAGAAGACCGGTATTGAACCGGAAATCTTCGCGACGACTGCGGTAGATGGTGCTCACGCGGTGGACGCCTGA
- a CDS encoding DUF1287 domain-containing protein codes for MDAIEYIGPRPKKPARKPWGGGWLMILLVVVGVGIVAKPFIQDILAKESPTDELIVEETVAWLARADGFGHLLASAALERTNEKITYDPAYYKISYPNGDVPEDRGVCTDVVIRSYRALGIDLQQLVHEDMEKNFRIYPQLWSMKSTDSSIDHRRVPNLQRFFGRYGEEVAFSDESALTGSDFEYGDVVAWRLPHGATHIGIVVPGPQDRRNERWIVHNNGNGPKWEDKLLEYQVIGHYRFSGVQKSLTQSDKRSLITH; via the coding sequence ATGGATGCCATCGAATACATCGGACCCCGCCCTAAAAAACCCGCCCGCAAGCCATGGGGTGGAGGCTGGTTGATGATTCTTTTGGTCGTTGTCGGCGTGGGTATCGTGGCAAAACCTTTCATTCAGGACATCCTCGCCAAGGAGTCTCCCACCGATGAGCTGATCGTCGAGGAAACCGTCGCATGGCTGGCAAGGGCAGATGGGTTCGGCCATCTTCTGGCCAGCGCCGCTCTGGAGCGCACCAACGAGAAAATCACTTACGATCCTGCCTACTACAAGATTTCCTACCCCAACGGCGACGTGCCGGAAGATCGTGGCGTCTGCACTGACGTGGTGATCCGCTCTTACCGCGCGCTGGGAATCGACCTCCAGCAGCTGGTCCACGAGGACATGGAAAAGAACTTCCGCATTTACCCGCAGCTGTGGAGCATGAAATCCACTGACAGCAGCATCGACCACCGTCGGGTGCCCAATTTGCAGCGCTTCTTCGGCCGTTACGGTGAAGAAGTCGCCTTCAGCGATGAATCCGCTCTCACCGGCAGTGATTTCGAATACGGTGATGTGGTTGCCTGGCGTCTGCCCCATGGAGCCACTCACATCGGCATCGTGGTTCCCGGACCGCAGGATCGCCGCAACGAGCGCTGGATCGTGCACAACAACGGCAACGGACCCAAGTGGGAAGACAAGCTTTTGGAATACCAAGTCATCGGCCACTACCGCTTCAGCGGCGTCCAGAAGAGCCTTACCCAGAGCGACAAGCGTAGCTTGATCACGCACTAA